Proteins from a single region of Cytophagales bacterium:
- the arcC gene encoding carbamate kinase: MKFRYNKLAVIALGGNALLRDDQTGTIDEQEKNATDTLSNLIYLIKEGYDIVITHGNGPQVGNILMRNDAGEQIYNIPQMPLDICVADSQGGIGYMIERVLRNILYKNNIEKDVVTIVTQVIVDKNDEAFDDPTKRIGVTYSAQEAGKLKKEKGWSFKETPKKKEGWRRVVPSPKPISIFNRNSIETIARQGAIVIAVGGGGIPVSIGKDKYLHPVEAVVDKDFTSALLASRINADEFYILTDVPYVYINYNQPDERKVEFLDKADTEKYLEEGMFGEGNMKPKIIAALYFIRHGGKKSVITEATKLEDRSYGTKITLNYEN; the protein is encoded by the coding sequence TTGAAATTTCGATATAACAAGCTAGCTGTAATTGCCCTCGGAGGAAATGCGTTATTAAGAGATGATCAAACAGGGACCATAGATGAGCAGGAAAAAAATGCAACGGATACTTTATCTAACTTGATCTATTTAATAAAAGAGGGTTATGATATAGTAATAACCCATGGTAATGGGCCACAGGTTGGCAATATACTCATGAGGAATGATGCCGGGGAGCAAATTTACAATATTCCCCAGATGCCTTTGGATATATGCGTTGCTGATTCACAGGGGGGCATTGGATATATGATCGAAAGAGTGTTAAGAAACATCCTCTATAAGAATAATATTGAAAAAGATGTTGTAACAATAGTAACCCAGGTAATCGTTGATAAAAATGACGAAGCTTTTGATGATCCAACAAAAAGGATTGGTGTTACATATTCAGCACAGGAAGCAGGAAAACTTAAAAAAGAAAAAGGCTGGAGCTTTAAAGAAACTCCGAAAAAAAAAGAAGGCTGGAGAAGGGTCGTACCTTCTCCTAAACCCATTTCAATATTTAACAGGAATTCAATCGAAACTATTGCACGACAGGGGGCTATTGTAATTGCTGTTGGCGGAGGGGGTATTCCCGTATCTATTGGAAAAGATAAATATCTTCATCCTGTTGAGGCAGTGGTTGATAAAGACTTTACGTCCGCTCTTTTGGCAAGCAGGATCAATGCAGATGAATTCTACATTTTGACCGATGTCCCTTATGTTTATATTAATTACAACCAGCCTGATGAAAGAAAAGTCGAATTTCTTGATAAAGCTGATACCGAAAAATATTTGGAAGAAGGTATGTTTGGAGAAGGAAATATGAAACCAAAGATCATTGCAGCATTGTATTTTATCAGGCATGGAGGTAAAAAAAGCGTGATTACAGAGGCAACAAAGCTGGAAGATAGATCGTATGGGACAAAAATAACTTTGAATTATGAGAATTAG